A window of the Petrotoga sp. 9PW.55.5.1 genome harbors these coding sequences:
- a CDS encoding LacI family DNA-binding transcriptional regulator — translation MQKKVTIKDIAKEAGVSISTVSRVVNGSLPVKKETKEKVLKAIQKLNYSPDSLARSLRVGYTKTIGIIIPNIANPFFATIVRGAEDYLRSKGFSIIICNSDNDVKEEEKLFKTLTEKKVDGVLYSGIGDHVENLATKNIKTVFIDRVIKENNFSYVCSNNYQGMQNLLEYLYKTNHRKYVFISGKKEVFSATERLRAFLDFVEKYKLNYKIYEAEYTYESGLSVAKKIKTLPDVIVCSNDLIAYGVIEYLKSKNINVPKDVSVTGYDDITFSKMFSPALTTVSQPICEMGKTAAKLIFEILINKDDYIPVKLFENQLIVRQSTRRRKL, via the coding sequence ATGCAAAAGAAAGTTACTATCAAAGATATAGCAAAAGAAGCTGGTGTATCTATATCTACAGTTTCCAGAGTAGTAAATGGTTCACTACCTGTGAAAAAAGAAACCAAAGAAAAAGTATTGAAAGCCATTCAAAAATTAAATTACTCACCTGATTCACTCGCTCGAAGTTTAAGGGTAGGATATACAAAAACTATCGGAATAATTATTCCAAATATCGCTAATCCATTCTTTGCAACAATTGTAAGGGGTGCCGAAGATTATTTAAGATCCAAAGGATTTTCTATCATAATTTGTAATTCCGATAATGATGTAAAGGAAGAAGAAAAACTATTCAAAACTCTAACAGAAAAGAAGGTTGACGGGGTTTTGTATTCCGGAATAGGGGACCATGTTGAAAATCTAGCTACAAAAAATATAAAAACAGTTTTTATTGACAGGGTCATAAAAGAAAATAACTTCTCTTATGTATGTTCAAATAACTATCAAGGCATGCAAAATTTACTTGAATATTTATACAAAACAAACCATAGAAAATATGTTTTTATCAGCGGTAAAAAAGAAGTTTTCAGCGCAACAGAAAGATTGAGAGCCTTTTTAGATTTTGTTGAAAAATACAAATTAAATTACAAAATATACGAGGCAGAGTATACTTATGAATCAGGACTTTCTGTTGCAAAAAAAATAAAAACTCTACCTGACGTTATAGTTTGTTCAAACGATTTAATAGCATATGGAGTTATTGAATACCTAAAATCAAAAAATATCAATGTTCCAAAAGATGTCAGCGTCACAGGCTATGACGATATAACTTTTAGTAAAATGTTTTCTCCAGCACTAACAACGGTAAGTCAGCCTATTTGCGAAATGGGGAAAACCGCAGCAAAATTAATATTTGAAATTCTTATCAACAAAGATGATTATATCCCCGTTAAATTATTCGAAAACCAACTAATCGTTAGGCAGAGTACAAGAAGGAGGAAATTATAA
- the rbsD gene encoding D-ribose pyranase, with translation MKKEGVFNSKLSYYIASMGHKDMLTIVDMGYPIPKKADYVDLVLDKGKPSFIEMLKIILKELEIEKIIIAKEMKENNSSNYKKTTELFSNIEKEQITHEAFKELAKESKFFVRTGECTPYSNIILVSGVIF, from the coding sequence GTGAAAAAAGAGGGTGTGTTTAATTCTAAATTATCATATTATATTGCTTCAATGGGACATAAAGATATGTTAACCATAGTGGATATGGGTTATCCTATTCCAAAAAAAGCTGATTATGTTGATCTCGTACTTGACAAAGGCAAACCTTCTTTTATAGAAATGCTGAAAATAATATTAAAAGAATTAGAGATTGAAAAAATAATAATTGCTAAGGAAATGAAAGAAAACAACTCTTCAAATTACAAAAAGACTACAGAACTTTTTTCAAATATCGAAAAAGAACAAATAACTCATGAAGCTTTTAAAGAATTAGCAAAAGAATCTAAGTTTTTTGTAAGAACAGGTGAATGCACGCCCTATTCAAATATTATTCTGGTTTCGGGGGTGATTTTCTGA
- a CDS encoding sugar ABC transporter ATP-binding protein gives MLLEMKEITKSFPGVLALNKVNFFLEKKEIHALLGENGAGKSTLIKILGGIHQVDSGEIILNGEKVILNNPGETKKKGISIIHQELMLAENLSIAENIFLGKEKGNSFNINFKEMVKESKIYLQKLGFEIDPRIKVSELNISEKQLIEIAKALASDAQIIVMDEPTATISEHETEILFKVMRELKEKGISIIFITHKLEEVYQIADRVTVLRDGKLVGSGNLEEFTQDDLIKMMVGREIKDMFPKFNKVKEDIIFKVEEFEIPGKVSSVSFEVKKGEIFGITGLVGCGKSELALGLFGVYNSTFKSFIIDNEKVSELNSPSQALKNGIILVPEDRKTQGLVQLLNVVENITLANSGKFAPFININWKAAAEETQKQIKNYNIKTTSERQSVETLSGGNQQKVVLAKFLLRQPKVAILVEPTRGIDVGAKIEVYKLINNLANEGIGIILITSEIPEVVGLCDEVMVMHRGRMTDLLNREEINPENILKAAMGLVQNA, from the coding sequence ATGTTGCTAGAAATGAAAGAGATTACAAAGTCTTTTCCTGGAGTTTTGGCATTGAATAAAGTGAATTTTTTCTTAGAAAAAAAAGAAATACACGCCCTATTGGGAGAAAATGGTGCAGGTAAAAGTACGTTAATAAAAATCCTAGGAGGAATTCATCAGGTTGATAGTGGGGAAATTATATTAAATGGAGAAAAAGTAATATTGAATAATCCTGGGGAAACAAAAAAGAAAGGTATTTCTATAATCCATCAAGAGTTAATGCTAGCAGAAAATTTATCTATCGCTGAAAATATTTTTCTAGGAAAAGAAAAAGGTAATTCCTTCAATATTAATTTCAAAGAAATGGTCAAAGAATCTAAAATTTATCTTCAAAAGCTGGGATTTGAAATTGATCCGAGAATAAAAGTTTCTGAATTGAATATTTCAGAAAAACAATTAATAGAAATTGCTAAAGCTCTTGCTTCAGACGCACAAATAATAGTGATGGATGAACCAACAGCTACTATTTCTGAACATGAAACAGAAATATTATTTAAAGTTATGAGAGAACTCAAAGAAAAAGGAATTTCTATTATTTTCATAACTCATAAACTAGAAGAAGTATATCAAATTGCGGATAGAGTCACTGTATTAAGAGATGGAAAATTAGTAGGAAGCGGGAATTTAGAAGAGTTTACGCAAGATGATTTGATAAAAATGATGGTAGGAAGAGAAATAAAAGACATGTTCCCAAAATTTAACAAAGTGAAAGAGGATATTATTTTTAAAGTCGAAGAATTTGAAATCCCGGGAAAAGTTTCTTCAGTTTCATTTGAGGTAAAAAAAGGCGAAATTTTTGGAATAACAGGTTTAGTTGGCTGTGGAAAATCTGAATTAGCCTTGGGACTTTTCGGTGTTTATAATTCTACTTTCAAAAGTTTCATTATAGATAACGAAAAAGTTTCAGAACTAAATTCTCCTTCCCAAGCTTTAAAAAACGGTATAATCTTAGTACCTGAAGATAGGAAAACTCAAGGCTTAGTTCAACTACTAAATGTGGTGGAAAATATAACACTTGCCAATTCTGGAAAGTTCGCTCCTTTTATTAATATTAATTGGAAAGCAGCAGCAGAAGAAACTCAAAAACAAATTAAAAATTATAATATAAAAACTACTTCAGAAAGACAAAGCGTAGAAACCCTTTCAGGAGGAAATCAACAAAAGGTTGTTTTAGCAAAATTCCTATTGAGACAGCCAAAAGTAGCCATTTTGGTAGAACCTACTAGAGGCATTGATGTGGGGGCAAAAATAGAAGTTTATAAATTAATAAACAATCTTGCAAATGAAGGAATTGGAATAATATTAATCACTTCAGAAATTCCAGAAGTTGTAGGATTATGTGATGAAGTGATGGTTATGCACAGGGGAAGAATGACAGATTTATTAAATAGAGAAGAAATAAACCCAGAAAACATATTAAAAGCAGCTATGGGGCTGGTTCAAAATGCTTAA
- a CDS encoding ABC transporter permease: protein MLNKTLKFMRKNPALVGFIALFIILSIFTDSFFNVYNIVNVIRQVSIMAIIGFGMTLVIISGGIDLSVGSTFALSAVLMASLVKEGNILIGIFVGILVGAAMGAFNGVVISKGKIQPFIVTLATMAIGRSLTLAYTEGIPISLFPDQFRFLGRGDILGIPVPILIMFGIFFLSLYILKKTKLGLYIYAIGGNEEATKLSGVNVDRYKIVIYMLSGIFSAVSAIILTARLNSAQATFGQGYELDAIATVVLGGASLSGGKGGVLGTIFGALLLGTINNGMNLMNISPFYQDLVKGAIILLAVLLEKGD, encoded by the coding sequence ATGCTTAATAAAACTCTAAAATTCATGAGAAAAAATCCTGCACTAGTTGGTTTCATTGCTTTATTCATAATTTTATCCATTTTTACTGACTCTTTTTTTAACGTATATAACATAGTAAATGTAATTCGCCAAGTTTCAATAATGGCGATTATAGGATTTGGAATGACTCTCGTTATTATCTCCGGTGGAATCGATTTATCTGTAGGATCCACTTTCGCTTTAAGTGCGGTATTAATGGCTTCTTTAGTAAAAGAAGGAAATATATTAATAGGAATATTTGTAGGAATATTAGTAGGAGCAGCAATGGGAGCTTTTAATGGTGTTGTTATATCAAAAGGAAAGATACAACCCTTCATCGTAACGTTAGCTACTATGGCAATTGGAAGAAGTTTGACCTTAGCTTACACAGAAGGTATACCAATATCACTTTTTCCCGATCAATTTAGATTTTTAGGCCGAGGAGATATACTTGGAATACCGGTACCAATTTTGATTATGTTTGGAATATTTTTTCTTTCCTTATATATATTGAAAAAAACAAAATTAGGATTATATATCTATGCAATAGGAGGCAATGAAGAGGCAACAAAATTAAGTGGAGTAAATGTGGATAGGTATAAGATTGTTATTTATATGTTGAGTGGAATTTTTAGTGCTGTAAGTGCAATAATTTTAACAGCTAGATTAAACAGTGCACAAGCAACTTTTGGACAGGGTTACGAATTAGATGCTATCGCAACAGTTGTACTAGGAGGAGCAAGCTTATCTGGTGGAAAGGGCGGAGTTTTAGGAACAATTTTTGGGGCTCTTTTACTCGGAACAATAAACAATGGAATGAATTTAATGAATATTTCTCCTTTTTATCAAGATTTAGTAAAAGGAGCGATAATACTTCTAGCAGTTCTCTTAGAAAAAGGGGATTAA
- a CDS encoding D-ribose ABC transporter substrate-binding protein — MKKVLLVSFLVVLISVFGFSVKIGLSVSTLNNPFFVDLVNGARDKAEELDVEFLVVDARDDPAKQLNDVEDLIRQRVDVILINPTDSDAIVSAVEEANDAKIPVITVDRSANGGDVLLHIASDNVSGGRMAGAFIAEKLGGQGKVIELVGVPGTSSARERGQGFNQEISKYSGISVVARQTANYNRAEGLTVMENLLQAYPDVDAVFAHNDEMALGALEAIKAAGKLKDIIIVGFDATPDAVASVENGELSATIAQQPYEMGSMAVEKAYEYINTNTIYFPVPLSLVTK; from the coding sequence ATGAAAAAAGTATTACTGGTAAGTTTTTTGGTAGTTTTAATCTCAGTATTCGGTTTTTCAGTAAAAATAGGGCTTTCAGTTTCAACGTTAAACAACCCGTTTTTTGTTGACTTAGTAAATGGAGCTAGAGACAAAGCAGAAGAATTAGACGTAGAATTCTTGGTGGTTGATGCAAGAGACGATCCAGCGAAACAATTAAATGATGTAGAAGATCTAATAAGACAAAGGGTAGATGTAATTTTAATTAATCCTACAGACAGTGATGCAATAGTCTCAGCAGTTGAAGAGGCAAATGATGCTAAGATCCCAGTAATAACAGTTGATAGAAGTGCCAACGGTGGTGATGTATTACTACACATAGCTTCTGATAATGTATCTGGAGGAAGAATGGCAGGAGCTTTCATAGCGGAAAAATTAGGTGGTCAAGGAAAAGTTATCGAACTAGTAGGAGTTCCAGGAACTTCATCCGCTAGAGAAAGAGGTCAGGGTTTCAACCAAGAAATTTCTAAATATTCTGGAATCTCAGTTGTTGCAAGGCAAACTGCCAATTATAACAGAGCTGAAGGTTTGACAGTTATGGAAAATTTACTACAAGCCTATCCCGATGTTGATGCTGTTTTCGCTCACAATGATGAAATGGCTTTAGGTGCTTTGGAAGCAATTAAAGCTGCTGGTAAATTAAAAGATATTATTATAGTAGGCTTTGATGCAACTCCTGATGCAGTAGCTTCTGTAGAAAATGGAGAACTAAGTGCGACAATTGCCCAGCAACCATATGAAATGGGTTCTATGGCAGTAGAAAAAGCATATGAATACATTAACACAAATACTATTTATTTCCCAGTTCCTTTAAGCCTTGTAACAAAATAA
- a CDS encoding ribokinase — translation MIAVIGSSNMDIVFNVDHFTLPGETQKALSLDFYYGGKGANQAVAVAKLSEEPVCFCSCLGNDDYGKEISKNFQNYKIEGYIVEKNEKTGRAYIEVDKSGENRIILFPGANEKVDKLRVDKFLNQYGKNIEICLLQNEIPMESVEYAVSRLKKENITIVYDPAPVGGTEIEIIDGIDFLTPNEKEFKFLCEKTKIPFDENDPKQSMSTFKDLSKVKNLILKMGDKGVYYLDEQNNFGNIRKLKVNAIDTTGAGDVFNGAFAVAFGKSKDLLKSLNFANVAAALSVTKKGAQSSIPKKEQVLSHFQITS, via the coding sequence GTGATTGCAGTAATTGGTAGTAGCAATATGGACATAGTCTTTAATGTAGATCATTTCACTTTACCTGGCGAAACACAAAAAGCCCTCTCACTAGACTTTTACTATGGAGGAAAGGGAGCGAACCAAGCAGTAGCAGTTGCTAAACTCTCTGAAGAGCCTGTTTGCTTTTGTAGCTGTTTAGGAAATGATGATTATGGTAAGGAAATCTCTAAAAACTTTCAAAATTACAAAATAGAGGGATACATTGTTGAAAAAAATGAAAAGACAGGTAGAGCCTATATTGAAGTTGACAAAAGTGGTGAAAATAGAATAATTCTTTTTCCTGGTGCCAATGAAAAAGTAGACAAATTAAGAGTAGACAAATTTCTAAATCAGTATGGCAAAAATATAGAAATATGCTTGCTTCAAAATGAAATCCCTATGGAAAGTGTTGAATACGCTGTTTCTAGATTGAAAAAAGAAAATATAACCATTGTTTACGATCCAGCTCCTGTAGGGGGCACTGAAATAGAAATTATTGATGGTATAGATTTTCTAACTCCTAATGAAAAAGAGTTCAAATTTTTATGTGAAAAAACAAAAATTCCTTTTGATGAAAATGATCCGAAACAATCGATGTCTACTTTTAAAGATTTAAGCAAAGTAAAAAACTTAATTTTAAAAATGGGGGATAAAGGAGTTTATTATTTAGATGAACAAAATAATTTTGGAAATATTAGAAAACTAAAAGTAAATGCCATAGATACTACAGGAGCAGGAGACGTTTTTAATGGAGCTTTTGCTGTAGCTTTTGGCAAATCAAAAGATCTATTAAAAAGTCTTAACTTTGCCAATGTAGCTGCAGCTCTATCAGTAACAAAAAAGGGAGCTCAATCATCCATACCAAAAAAAGAACAAGTCCTAAGCCATTTTCAAATCACCTCTTGA
- a CDS encoding MFS transporter has product MLIFSSISSTFWAIYKVVFNLFLRDIGYTNQFIGRMTSFEMLGAAIIGIIIGVLGDKIGKKRMILISSLGFGFLLLIRSSFPYEYILLVLGFINGGFMASRQLLLNSYLIDVTDHSIRGAAFGYNFAIFMASGILGNFIGGFMGEYIGLRTTLYITGICYAVSPIFLRKVPESLGDKGLTFNKVFDFSQYNKEEKYIIKFYLLRTMTIAFGAGLFVNFGNVIYKDLFDMSPALIGISLSIAQFGAAMGSALSPKLSKKFGPFKYTFFLNGLVVPLIIGLGFIRNPFVFVVFYALRFSFTNMTNPVETTSVLSSMPQNRVTSINSLRNSANFLIRSLAATVFGVVSVLPNGYTYLFLISSIFYLIALLFMYKLYIPLKKNGILQKLYSNNS; this is encoded by the coding sequence TTGCTAATTTTTTCCTCTATTAGTAGTACGTTTTGGGCTATATACAAAGTCGTGTTTAATTTATTTTTAAGAGATATTGGTTATACTAATCAGTTTATAGGGCGCATGACATCATTTGAAATGTTAGGGGCAGCAATAATAGGTATTATTATAGGAGTTCTTGGGGATAAAATAGGGAAGAAAAGGATGATTTTAATTTCTTCCCTAGGTTTTGGATTTTTACTTTTAATAAGAAGCTCCTTCCCTTACGAATATATTTTATTGGTCCTTGGATTTATAAACGGTGGATTTATGGCGTCTAGACAGTTACTTCTTAATTCTTATTTGATAGATGTTACTGATCATTCGATCCGAGGTGCAGCTTTTGGATATAACTTCGCAATTTTTATGGCTAGTGGTATTTTAGGTAATTTTATTGGTGGATTCATGGGAGAATATATTGGTTTAAGAACTACTCTTTATATTACAGGAATCTGCTATGCAGTTTCGCCAATCTTTTTAAGGAAAGTTCCAGAAAGCTTAGGTGATAAAGGATTAACTTTTAACAAAGTTTTTGATTTTTCTCAGTATAATAAAGAAGAGAAATATATAATAAAGTTTTATCTATTAAGAACAATGACAATAGCCTTTGGTGCAGGGTTGTTTGTCAATTTTGGAAATGTGATATACAAGGATCTATTTGACATGTCTCCAGCTTTAATAGGTATATCATTATCTATTGCTCAGTTTGGAGCTGCCATGGGTTCTGCTTTATCTCCTAAATTATCTAAAAAATTTGGACCCTTTAAATATACATTCTTTTTAAACGGTTTAGTTGTTCCCTTGATAATAGGTCTTGGTTTCATTCGAAATCCTTTCGTATTTGTTGTTTTTTATGCTTTAAGGTTTTCTTTTACAAATATGACTAATCCAGTAGAAACTACTTCTGTATTGAGTTCCATGCCTCAAAATAGAGTCACCTCTATAAACAGTCTCAGAAACTCTGCTAATTTCTTGATAAGATCCTTAGCAGCTACAGTTTTTGGAGTTGTTAGTGTGCTTCCAAATGGTTACACCTATTTATTTTTAATAAGTTCGATTTTTTATTTAATCGCTTTATTATTCATGTATAAGCTCTATATACCGCTAAAAAAGAACGGTATCTTGCAAAAGTTATACAGTAATAATTCATGA
- a CDS encoding gamma-glutamyltransferase family protein: MFDPLKFPYASKRIPIYARNGMVATSNPLASEIGVEILKKGGNAVDAAVAVAASLTVLEPTSNGIGGDAFAIVYKDGEIYGLNSSGYAPKDLTIKKLKSNGFQKIPSFGWESVTVPGAPAAWIALSEKFGELTFEDLLLPAIKYAYEGFPVSPVTANAWQRAHKSYKKVLKGEVFKNWFEVFAPDGTSPNIGDIWKSQLHAKTLESIARSKSESFYSGELADKIVKFSKDTGGYISQEDLENYEPLWVKPLKVNYRGYDVWELPPNGQGMIVLIALNILKGFELKCKEDVENYHRQIESLKLAFSDGLKYITDIKDMKVSVDELLSENYAKERRKLISDEAIMPEPGDPFSGGTVYFCTADKYGNMVSYIQSNYMGFGSGIVVPETGISLQNRGVSFSLDEKDHNCLKPLKRPYHTIIPGFITKNGKAIGPFGVMGGYMQPQGHLQFLTNFIDFNFNPQAALDAPRWQWTGGKEILVEKEFSTHILQSLEDKGHQIKVSLNPSIFGRGQFIYKTGNGVLVGGTEPRADSNIACF, from the coding sequence ATGTTTGATCCACTAAAATTTCCTTATGCGTCAAAAAGAATTCCTATTTATGCTAGAAACGGTATGGTTGCCACTTCAAACCCTTTGGCTTCTGAAATAGGAGTAGAAATTTTAAAAAAAGGTGGTAACGCAGTAGATGCAGCAGTCGCAGTGGCAGCAAGTTTAACGGTTTTAGAACCCACTTCAAATGGAATAGGCGGTGATGCTTTCGCTATTGTTTACAAAGATGGTGAAATTTATGGTCTAAATTCTAGCGGATATGCCCCAAAAGATTTAACCATAAAAAAATTAAAATCAAATGGATTTCAAAAGATACCATCGTTTGGTTGGGAGTCTGTTACCGTTCCTGGCGCTCCAGCTGCATGGATAGCTTTATCAGAAAAATTTGGTGAATTAACGTTTGAAGATCTTTTATTACCTGCTATCAAATATGCGTATGAAGGTTTTCCTGTCTCTCCTGTTACAGCTAATGCTTGGCAGAGGGCGCATAAAAGTTATAAAAAGGTATTAAAAGGAGAAGTTTTTAAAAACTGGTTTGAGGTATTTGCTCCTGATGGAACTTCACCAAATATAGGCGATATATGGAAATCGCAACTTCATGCTAAAACCTTAGAATCGATAGCAAGATCAAAATCAGAAAGTTTTTATTCAGGAGAGCTAGCGGATAAAATTGTGAAGTTTTCAAAAGATACGGGAGGATACATATCGCAAGAAGATTTGGAAAATTATGAACCATTGTGGGTGAAACCACTCAAGGTTAATTACAGGGGTTACGATGTTTGGGAGTTACCCCCCAACGGGCAAGGAATGATAGTACTGATAGCTCTTAACATTTTAAAAGGGTTTGAATTAAAATGTAAAGAAGATGTAGAAAATTATCATAGACAGATAGAATCTCTGAAATTAGCTTTTAGTGACGGGTTAAAGTATATAACTGATATAAAAGATATGAAAGTTTCAGTTGATGAGCTGTTATCAGAAAATTATGCAAAAGAAAGAAGAAAATTAATTTCTGATGAAGCTATTATGCCTGAACCGGGAGATCCTTTTTCAGGAGGTACCGTTTATTTTTGTACCGCTGATAAATATGGGAACATGGTTTCGTATATTCAAAGTAACTACATGGGTTTTGGTTCGGGGATAGTTGTTCCAGAAACGGGGATAAGTTTACAAAATCGAGGAGTAAGTTTTTCTTTGGATGAAAAAGATCACAACTGTCTAAAGCCTTTAAAAAGGCCTTATCATACTATCATACCCGGCTTTATAACGAAAAATGGAAAAGCTATTGGCCCTTTTGGAGTTATGGGAGGATATATGCAACCACAAGGCCATTTGCAGTTTCTAACAAATTTTATAGATTTTAATTTTAATCCCCAAGCAGCTTTGGATGCACCTCGTTGGCAATGGACAGGAGGAAAAGAGATATTAGTGGAAAAAGAATTTTCTACTCATATACTTCAATCTTTAGAAGATAAAGGTCATCAGATAAAAGTTTCTCTTAATCCTTCTATATTTGGAAGGGGTCAATTTATATACAAAACAGGTAATGGAGTACTCGTAGGAGGTACTGAACCGAGAGCAGATAGTAATATCGCTTGCTTTTAA
- a CDS encoding N-acetyltransferase gives MFFKTELKTMLKEEFELYKNNLYEEYAKVLAENLLIPFHDALERSENQIEEILKEESSNKKNQGYNITVNDNFAGRMWVFVDYKRKNAFIYDIRIFSKYQNKGYAKNAIIELEDKLKQENIKTLGLNVFGNNKVAYNLYKSLGFQEKYISLMKGFQKQKVITLPKYLKFLQTLLQKLGYQVVAIEMKKKLK, from the coding sequence GTGTTTTTTAAAACGGAACTTAAAACGATGTTAAAAGAAGAGTTTGAACTATACAAAAATAATTTATATGAAGAATATGCAAAAGTTTTGGCTGAAAATTTATTAATTCCCTTCCATGATGCACTTGAAAGATCTGAAAACCAAATAGAAGAGATACTTAAAGAAGAATCAAGTAATAAAAAAAATCAGGGATACAATATAACGGTTAATGATAATTTTGCTGGAAGAATGTGGGTTTTTGTTGATTATAAACGTAAGAATGCCTTTATTTATGACATAAGAATATTTTCAAAGTACCAAAACAAGGGTTATGCGAAAAATGCGATAATAGAATTAGAAGACAAATTGAAGCAAGAAAATATAAAAACTCTAGGTCTCAATGTGTTTGGTAATAACAAAGTTGCATATAATTTGTATAAAAGTTTAGGCTTCCAAGAAAAATATATTAGTTTAATGAAAGGATTCCAAAAACAAAAGGTTATAACCTTACCTAAATATTTAAAATTTTTACAAACTTTACTTCAAAAATTAGGTTATCAAGTTGTTGCTATAGAAATGAAGAAAAAACTAAAATAA
- a CDS encoding CpsB/CapC family capsule biosynthesis tyrosine phosphatase has protein sequence MYIDIHCHLLPDVDDGVESLEETINELKRYEENNIDHVIFTPHINNPSVNTSIDKIKKTYNEVKETIENSVNVKTYLASELYLTPKYKGFIPFNSFVLVEFPTQPFPTYALDSIFNLQLDGYDVILVHVERYKWLYENRDIIQRLKEMGVFFQVNFEGIKTEEGKYYLDNHLVDFLATDNHGISNRKSVDLSLFEKYSYITSKAFDLLRI, from the coding sequence ATGTATATCGACATTCATTGTCACCTTTTGCCAGATGTTGATGATGGTGTGGAAAGTTTAGAAGAAACAATTAATGAGTTGAAAAGATATGAGGAAAATAACATAGATCATGTAATATTTACTCCTCATATTAATAATCCATCTGTGAACACAAGTATAGATAAAATAAAGAAAACATATAATGAAGTAAAAGAGACTATAGAAAATAGTGTTAATGTAAAGACATACCTTGCTAGCGAATTGTACTTAACACCGAAATATAAAGGATTTATACCTTTTAATTCTTTTGTTCTTGTTGAATTTCCAACACAACCTTTCCCAACTTATGCGCTAGATAGTATTTTCAATCTACAATTGGATGGTTATGATGTTATTCTGGTACACGTAGAAAGGTATAAATGGTTGTATGAGAATCGAGATATTATTCAACGTCTAAAAGAAATGGGGGTTTTTTTCCAGGTTAACTTTGAAGGGATAAAAACGGAAGAAGGAAAATATTATTTAGATAATCATCTAGTAGATTTTTTAGCAACGGATAATCACGGTATCTCCAACAGAAAAAGTGTGGATCTGTCTCTTTTTGAAAAATATAGTTATATAACTTCCAAAGCTTTTGATCTATTAAGAATATAA